GTCCGCCAGCACGCTTTCCACGTCGATGACCTGGATCAGCTCGCCCTGGTAGCGGGTGACCGCGGTGAGGTAGCTGCCTTCGGCGCCGAGGTCCGGCGGCGGGTGGATATCCTCGACCGCGATGTTGACGATGCGTTCGACCTCGCTGACCAGGAAACCCTGGATCGAGCGGTTGAACTCGGTGACCACCAGGTAGCCCGGTGTGTCGTGGGCGCGTTCCGGATGGGCGATGGCGAGGCCCAGGTCGAGCACCGGCACGCTGCGGCCGCGTACGTCGGCGACGCCGGCGAACTGTTCGGGCAGGCCCGGCACGCGGAACAGCCCCGGACGGCGCAGCACCTCCTGCACCTTGAAGACGTTGACGCCAAAAAGCTGGCGGCCGCCCAGGCGGAAGAGCAGCAGCGCCAGCCGGTTGTGGCCGGCGAGGCGGGTGCGCTGGTCGATACGGTCGAGCAGGTCCTGCGACATGCCGGCGGTATCGGCGCGGGCGGGGGCGACTTGAGCCGCGCTTGCGGCACGGCGCTTGCATCGGCGGGGCCATCGTTCCGCCGCAAGGACCCCCATGGCCCCGATGCCACCGCGCCGAGCAGCCCGTCATGTGCCGACCTCGCGTTGCCACTTGGTGTTGGTCGTGCTGTTCCTGCTCGGCAGCCTGCTGGTGCCGGTGGCCTGGGCATCGGCGGGTTTCCAGCCGGTGGAGTCGATCCGCGCCGCCGCGCTGGCCGCGGCCGGGGGTGGCGAGGGCACCGATGCCACGCTCGATCCGGCCCTGCGCATGCCGCGCTGCGCCCAGCCGCTGGAAGCACGCATGACCGGTGCCGGCACCGCCGAAGTCGCCTGTCCTTCGGGTTGGCGGCTGTTCGTGCCGGTGCGCGTGCACCGCAGCCAGACCGTACTGGTACTGGCGCGCAGCGTGGCTTCAGGACAACCGATCACGGCCGATGTCTTCATTGCCGAACAACGCGATGCCACGCGCATCGCCGGGGTGGCCATCGCCGATCCAGCGGAGGCAGTGGGCCGCGTCGCCCGTCGCACGCTCTCCGCAGGCAGCGTGTTGACCGCCGGCGACCTGGTCGCGCCACGGCTGGTGCGGCGCGGCGATACCATCGCCCTGGTCTCGCGCCGGGGCGGGGTGGAGGTGCGGATGGTCGGTCGCGCGCTCGGCGATGCCGGTGAGCACGAACGCGTCAGCGTGGAGAACCTGTCCTCGCGCCGCATCGTGCAGGGCACCGTGGATCCCGACGGCGACGTGCTGGTGAGCCGGTGACCTGCCCGGATCGGGGCTCCGACCCGGCTTGCGGCGGCCCCGGTGAACACGCTGAACGCATGTGGGGAATTCCCCTAAAGCTTTTCCGGCACCGGTCGATAACGGCCATGAACCCACTTACCAACCCGGCGTCAGGATCACTGCCATGACCCAGAAAATCGAAGGATTGTCCACCGCCGCGGTGCGCGGCACCGGTCCGGCCCTTGGCCAGGTGTCGCGTGCCGGCGATGCCCGCAAGGCCGTCGAGGCGCCCGCCGCCGCCGACAGCCTGCGCCTGACCGGCGAGGCCACCGGCCTGCAGGCCCTGCAGCGCGATCTCGCCACCCGTCCGGCGCTCGACGAGTCGCGGGTACAGGCAGTGCGCGAGGCATTGGCCTCGGGCAGCTACCGGATCGACCCGGAAGCGATCGCCTCGCGCATGCTCGAGCTGGACGCACAGCTCGCCGGCTGATGAGCGCCGCCCAGGCCAGCCTCGAACGCCTCGCCACGGCGCTCGCCGACGAACGCGAGGCGCTGATCGGCCACGACGTCGAGGCGCTGATGCGTTCCACGCACGCCAAGCTCACCGCGTTGCGCGAACTCGAGGCGAGCACGGACAGCGAGATCGCCGGCCCGCTGGCGGAGCTGGCCGAGCTCAACCGCGCCAACGGCGCACTGCTGGCCCGCCGTCGCCGCGAGGTGAACTGGGCCTTGCGCCACCTCGGGCGGGTCGAGAGCGCTCCGGCCTATGACGCCCATGGCCGTGCCGAACAGGCCCGGCATTCGCGCGAGCTCGCGGTCGCCTGAGCGCCCGCGCCCGGCGCCGACGCTATGATGCGGTGACCCACCGCCGCGTCCGGACACCGTGACCGCCACCTCCGACTCCGCCCCGCCGCCCTCCGTCCTCGCTGCCGCACTGTCGCGCGTACAGGAAGGCGTGCTGCTCTACCGCACCGATGGCACGCTGGCATATGCCAACGCCGCCGCCCAGGCGCTGTACCGCTCGCACCCGCTGTATTCCGGCGCGGAACCGGGTCTGTCCGACCTGCTGCCGGCGCACGCGTTGCCGCAGGCCCGCGAGCAGGGGCGCTGGAACGACTACCTGCCGTTCGGCGAGGGCCGCGTGCTGGTGGCATGGCTGCACGCATTGCCGGACGGCGAGCACATCCTCCTGTTGTTGCAGGACCCGGGCCTGGTGCGCGACAGCGACCAGGAACTGCTGCGCCGGCATGCCGAACTCAACGTGCGCCTCACCGCGGCGCAGGAGCAGCTGCTGCAGGCGGAGAAGATGGCCTCGATCGGCCAGCTGGCCGCCGGCGTGGCGCACGAGATCAACAATCCGATCGGCTACGTGCATTCCAACCTGGGCAGCCTGCAGGAATACCTGAGCAACCTGTTCGCGCTGGTGGATGCCTACGACCGCGCACTGGCGTCGCCGGATCCGGCCACCCAGCGCCAGGAGATCGACGCCACCCGCGAGCAGCTCGACATCGACTTCATCAGCCGCGACCTGCCGCAACTGTTGACCGAGTGCCGGCAGGGCATCGAGCGCGTGACCCGCATCGTCAAGGACCTCAAGGACTTCTCGCGTTCCGACCGCGACCATTCCTGGAAGCTCGCCGACCTGCACGCCGGGCTCGATTCCACCCTCAACATCGTCTGGAACGAACTGCGCTACAAGGCCACGCTCGACAAGCAGTACGGCACGCTGCCGATGATCGAATGCCTGCAGTCGGAGTTGAACCAGGTTTTCATGAACCTGCTGCTCAACGCCGGCCAGGCGATCGAGGAGCGCGGCGTGATCACCCTGCGCACCGGTGCCGCCGACGGCTCGGTATGGGTGGAGATCGGTGACGACGGAGCCGGCATCCCGGCCGAAGTGCAGCAACGCATCTTCGATCCGTTCTTCACCACCAAGCCGGTGGGCAAGGGCACCGGCCTGGGGCTGTCGATTTCCTATGGCATCGTCGCCAAGCACCACGGCCGCATCGAGGTCGACAGCACGCCGGGGCAGGGCAGTCGCTTCCGCGTGGTACTGCCGACCCGGCAGCCGAAGCTGGTCACCGCCTGACCACAGCGGTGCGGGCACGCGCTCCCACGCGCCGTTACGTCGACGCCTCGCGGTTGCGCTGGGTGTCGTGGGTGCGGAACGCCTGGCGGATGTGCTCGCGCAGCTCGGCGTCGTCCCAGGGCTTGGTCAGGAAGCGGTAGATCGCGCCGCGGTTGATGGCGTCGGTCACCGTGGCCAGGTCGGTGTAGCCCGACAGCACCAGGCGGATCGTGTCGGGGTAGAGCATCTTCACCCGGCCGAGGAACTCGGTGCCGTCCATTTCCGACATGCGCTGGTCCGACAGGATCACCTGCACCTCGTTGGTCGCCAGCAAACCGAAGGCATCGCGCACGTTGCCGGCAGCAAGGATCCGGTAGCCGTCGCGGCGGAACAGGCGCACCAGCGCACGCAGCACGTTCTCCTCGTCGTCCACCAGCAGCAGCGTGCGGTCGGTGGTGCTGGCGGCGAACAGTTCCGAACGCAGGTAGCGTCGGCGCAACGCCTGCCCGGCGGCTTCCGCGCTCATCGCCTCGCCGAACAGGTAGCCCTGGAAGATGTCGCAGTCGGCGCGGCGCAGGAAGCCGAGCTGGGCTTCGGTCTCCACGCCGTTGGCGATCACCTTCATGCCGAGCTGGTGGCCCATCGCGATCATCGCGCGCACGATCGCGGTCTCGCGGTTGCCCGCGGGCGCGGCGTTGATGAAGCTGCGGTCGATCTTGAGGATGTCGGCCGGATAGCGCACCAGCGCACCGAGGCTGGCATTGCCGGTGCCGAAGTTGTCCAGCGTCAGGCCCAGGCCCTCGTGGCGCAGCGCGGCGATCGCTTGGTAGACCGACTGGGTATTGGTGCTGAGCGCGCTCTCGTTGATCTCCAGCAGGATCGCCGAGGTCGGCAGGCCCGCCTGCTGCATGCGCGCGAGCAGGCGGTCGACGAAGTCCGGTTCGAGCAGCTGCAGCGTCGAGACATTGACGCCGACGAAGAAATCGTCGAAGCCCTGTTCCCGCCACAGCTTGCACTGCTCGACCACGCGCTCGAGCATCCAGTCGCCGATCTGCACGATCACGCCCAGCCGTTCGGCGATCGGCAGGAAGCGTTCCGGCAGCAGCAGCCCGAGCACCGGTGACTGCCAGCGGATCAGCGCCTCCATGCCGACGATGCGGCCGTCGCGGGCGCTGATCATCGGCTGGAAGCGCAGCCGCAGTTCGCGGTTCGGCAACGCATCGATGATCTGTCGCGCGATCGTGCTCTCGCTCTGCGCCCGATCCAGCGCCGGCGCTGCATGCACCTGCACGGGATCGTGCACCACGTGCGAGGCGCGACGCACGGCGGTCTCGGCCAGCTGCAGCAGCTGCGAGGCGTCATCGCCATGCTGCGGGCACAGGCTGATGCCGACCTTGGCGCCAAGGAACAGCGTGTACGGCAGTACCGTCAGCGGTTGCTCGATGGCTTCGATCAGCCGCTGGGCGAGTTCCTGCGCGTACACAACCGATGCCTGTGCATCGGGCACCGCGACGACGAATTCATCACTGCCGTGGCGCCAGACCCGGCCCCGGTCATCGATCAGGGTCTGCAGCCGCTGGCCGACGGTCTCCAGCGCGATATCGCCGACCTCGATGCCCATGTTCTGGTTGATCGAGGCGAAATGGTCGATGTCCACATGCAACACCACCAGCGGGGTGCCGCCATGCCGCGCCGCATCCACCAGCGCGGCGAGCTCGGGATGGCCGGCGCCCAGACGAGGCAGCGGGGGTGGCGCATCCGGATCCGTATTTCGCATCCCGGCATTCTAGCCAGCCCGCTGGCCGGCGTGCTTTGCGTTTGCTGCCGGATCGTACGGAAGCACCGCTTCCACCGTTGTGCCATGGCCGCGCAGCGACCGGATATCGAACACGCCGCCGACACCGTGCGCGCGTTCGCGCATGATCGCCAGGCCGAGGCCGCCGTCCGCGGGGGTGTCGAAGCCACGGCCGTCGTCGACGACGCGCAGGTGCAGGCGGTCCCCGCTGTCCTCCAGGCGCAGCGAGACGCGCGCCGGTGCCGCATGCCGCAGGGCGTTGGTCATCGCTTCCTGTGCGATGCGGAAGCACGCCTGCTCGACCTCGCGTTCCGGACGCCGCGGCAGCGCCGCGATCGAGAGTTCGAGGCCGACGCCGGCATGCGTGAACAACCGCTCCGCATGCCAGCGCAGAGCCGCTTCCAGGCCCAGCGCGTCGAGCTGCGGCGGACGCAGCAGGATGGAGATGTCGCGCAGCCGCGACAGCGTCGCGTCGGCGAGTGCAAGCACGTCGTCGAGGTCGTCGTGGCGACGCGCCGGGTCGTCCTCGTCCATGGCCGCGCTCGCCGACATCTTGATCGCGGTGATCGACTGGCCGATGTCGTCGTGGAGGTCGCGCGAGATGCGGCGCCGCTCGTCCTCCTGCACGGAGAAGATGCGCGCCGCCATTGCCTGCAGCTGCAGGTTGCCGGCGGCAAGCTCGTCGCGCATGCGCTCGGCATCGGACAGGTCGCGCATCACCACCACGGTGCAGATGGTGTCCTCGTAGCGCGTCTCGGCCGCGGTCAGCGCGGCATTGAACAGGCTGCCGTCGCTGCGTCGCATGCGCGGTGCGCGCACGACCGCGGCGTCTGGCACCTGGCCGGAGACGAGCGCGGCGCGCAACCACGCACCCAGTAACGGCGCGTCGTCCTCGGCCACCAGCTCCTGCACCGGCAGGCCGGGCATCGATTCCACCGGCCGCCCGAAGGCCTCCGCGCAGGCCGGGTTGGCGTAGCGCACGCGGTCCCCGGCCAGCAGGACCACGCCATCCGGCAAGGCCCGGATCAGGTCGCGGAACTGGCGCTCGCGTTCGCGCAACTGGCGCCGCGCCGCCTCGGCCTCGGTGATGTCCTGCAGCGTGCCGCGCAGCAGGTGCGCGGTACCGTCCTCGGTGGCGCGCGCGCCGCGCAACTGCAACCGCCGCGTGCCGTCCGGCGTATCGACAGGAATCACCACGTCCAGCGGCGGCCCGTGGCCGGAAGCCAGTGCGTCCAGCAGCCCGGACAGCTCCGCGGCCCAGCCCGGCAGTGCATCCAGCAGCAGGCCACGCACATCGGCATCGTTGCCGGCGGGCACGCGGATGCCGAGGATGCGGCAGGTCTCGTCGGACAGATGGCCGCGACCGGAGGCGGGGTCGAACTCCCACGACCCCAGGCAGGCCAGTTGCTGCGCCTCGCGCATGCGCCGCGCGCTCTGCGCACGCTCGCGCTCGGCGCCGATCTCGGCGGTGCGGTCGCGCATGCTGACCAGCCGCGCCTCACGGCCGTCATGGTCCAGGCGTGCGACGTGGAGTTCGACATCGCGGCGGCGTCCGTCGGGCAGGCGGATCCGCCGAATCGTGGCCGGCCGGCCTTCCTCGCCTGGGTGCGGCAGCACGCCCTGCAGGTCGGCGGCGTCGCCGGGCAGCGCATCCTCGGCCCCCAGCCCGAAGAACGCGCGCGCCGCCGGATTGACATACAGCAGCCGCCCGCTGCCGGCCTCGTGCAGCCACAGCGGATCGGGATGCCGATCCAGCAGCCCGCGGTAACGCTGGGCGTAGTCGAGCGTGGCGCGGTGGGCGCGCTCGATGCCGCGCGCCTGGTTGCGCAGCAGCAGCCACAGGCCGGCGGCAGTGGCCAGCACGAACAGCAGGCCCTTCGCCGATTGCGCGGCGCGGACCGTGGCCGAGGGCAGCAGCCACTCCACGAGGAGGTCGCTGAACAGGATCCACGCCGCGCTCAGCAGCAGGTAGAGCAGGGGAATCCACCAGCGGATGCCGGCCAGGCTCTGGCGCAGGTCGGCACCACGCGCACGTGCGGTGTCGCTGTCTCCCTCGCGAACTGCTGCCATGTGGTCCTTTCCGACGGTTGCCGCGTCCGAGTCTAGCCGCCAGCGAGTGGGCGCCTCAATTTCCGACCCGCCGCGCCGCTACCGGTGGACGAGCCCCTGCCGACCGCGGCGGGGGTGGCCCGAACACGGAGCACTTCGCCCAGATGGACCCTGGCGTCATCTCGAGCCTGCTCAGCCATCCGCTACCGGATGGCCTGCTGCTGCTGGATCGCGACGGCCGCTGCCTGCTGGCCAACGCGGTGGCGCAGGCGCGCGGACTGGACGCACTGGTGGAGCGCCATGCGCCGTCACTGGCGGGCCTGCGCGCGCGCCTGTCGCAGGGCGAGGAAGCCGTGGACTGCGAGCTGCCCGGGGCCGATGGTGCCCTGCAGGCCTGCATGCGGGTGGTCACGCGTGACCGGCAGGGCGTGGTGGCGTACTCGCTGAGCGTGCAGCTGTCGTCGGTGGCCGGGGCATGGCTGGAGGCGGCGGAGTCGGGCGGCCATGGCCTGTGGGTCTGGGACATCCGCCAGGACCGCCTGCAGCACTCGGTCTCGTGGCTGAAGCTGATGGGCTACGAAGGTGCATCCGCCGGCGTCGACCGTTTCGCCGATGCGCAGCGCCGGGCGCATCCCGATGATCGCGCGCGCCTGCGGAGTGCCCTCGAGGCCCACCTGGCCGGTCGCAGCCCGGCATATCTGTGCGAGTACCGCTGCCTGCATCGCGACGGCAGCTGGCGCTGGGTGCGCGATGCCGGCCGCGTGACCGCCTGGGATGCCAGCGGCGCGCCGTTGCGCATGGCCGGCACCGTCACCGGCATCGGCAGCCAGAAACAGCTTGAACAGCGCCTGCGCGAACAGCGTGGACTGGTGGAGGAAACCCAGCGCCTGGCCGGCATGGCCAGCTGGACCTGGGACCCGGCCACCGATGTGGTCTGGTGCACGCGCGAACTGCGCGCGGCGCTCGGCCTCGACGACGGGCTGCGCGTGCGCGCCTGGCTGCGCCGCTGCCGCAGCGACCGCCGGGCGCTGCGTCAGGCCTGGGACCGGATCCGCCAGGGCGAAGGCACCGTCAGCTTCGAGATCGCCGTGGACGGTGCCGCCGACCGCCTGCACCTGCAGGTGTGGGCGTCGCCCCGTTGCGACGGCGGCCAGCTGCTGCGGGTGATCGCACAGATCCAGGACGTCACCGCGCAGCGCCGGGCCGACGCCGCCAACCGCAGGCGCGGGGAGCTGCTGCGGCGGGTGGCGGAGCTCGGCCGGATCGGCGGCTGCGAGATCGACGCCGCCACCCGCACCCTGTACTGGACCGAGGAATGCGCGCGCCTGCACGGGCGCGAGGGCAGCACGATGGCGCTGGACGAACTGCTGCGCCACTACACCACCGAATCGCGCGATGCCCTGCACGAGGCGATGGCGCGGGTGGCCGATGGTGCCGACGCGATCTCGCTGGACCTGTGCTTCTACCGGCCCGACGGCGTGCAGGTATGGACCCAGGCGGTGGTCGAGTACGACCGCGACGGGGCCGGCCAGGGACGCCACCTGGTGCTGTTCCGCGATACCTCGCGCGAGCGCGAGGCCAGCGCACGCATCGAGCTGCTGTCGCACTACGACACCCTGACCAGGCTGCCCAACCGCACGCGGCTGCGCGAGGAGATCGAAGCCGTCCTCGCGGCCACCGATGGCGGGTCCGGCCACGCACTGCTGCTGCTCGACCTCGACGGCTTCGGCGGCATCAACGAAGCCCATGGCCACGCAGCGGGCGATGCGGTGCTCAGGACGGTGGCGGCGCGCCTGCACATGCTGGTCGACGCCGGCGACCTCTTCGGGCGCCTGGGCGCCGACGAGTTCGTCGTCCTGCTGCGCCAGGGCGAGGGCCGCGAGGCCATCGCCGCCGCTGCCCAGCGCATCGTGACCGGCCTGTCCGATCCGGTGCCGGTGGACGGCGAGATCCTGCGGTTCGGCGTCAGCGCCGGCATCGCGATCCGCCCCGCGGACGTCGGGTTCGACGAACTGCTGCGGGCGGCCGCGGCCGCCCTGCACAACGCCAAGCAGGACGACGGCCGCAACCGCATCCAGTTCCACAGTCCGGAAGCCTGGCGCCGTTCGCGCCGGCGCCTGGATCTCGAGCAGGCGATGCAGGGCGCGCTCGAGCGCGACGAATTCTCGCTGGTCTACCAGCCGCTGTACGAACTGCGCGGTGGCACCGTGGTCGGCGTGGAAGCGCTGTTGCGCTGGCACCACCGCGACCTCGGCCACTGCCCGCCAGACGAGTTCATCCCGATTGCCGAGGCGACCGGCGACATCAACCCGATCGGCGACTGGGTGCTGCGCGAGGCCTGCAGCCAGGCGGCGGCATGGTCGCGCGCCGGCATCGTCGTCGGGCGGATGTCGGTCAACGTGTCGGCGGTGCAGTTGCGCGATCCCGGCTTCGCCGCGCGCGTGCTGGGTGCCTGCGCGGAGAGCGGATGGCCGCCCACGCAGCTGGAACTCGAACTTACCGAGTCCGCCCTGCTGCGCGACACACCGGCGTTGTGGCATTGCTTCGACGTCTTCGCCCGTGAGGGCGTGGCGCTGGCGATCGACGACTTCGGCATCGGCTTTTCCAGCCTCAGCTACCTCAGCCGGCTCCCGGTCGGGCGGCTGAAGATCGACCGCAGCTTCATTGCGGGGCTCGGCGACGGCCGGCGTTCCGCCGAGGTCACCCGCGCCATCATCCAGCTCGGCAAGGCCCTGCGCATGCAGGTGCTGGCCGAGGGCGTGGAAACCGCGGACGACGAGCGCCTGTTGCGCGAATTCGGCTGCGACGAGGTGCAGGGCTACCTGTATGCCCGTCCATTGCCCGCGCGCGAGGTCTCGCGTTGGCTGCAGCCGCGCGCTGACGACACCGTGGCCGAATCCGGCCGGGTCACCGTGCTCCGTCGCTGAGCGGATCGCATCGTCGCGCCGCGAGGCGCATCAACCCGATGCATGCGTGGCCGCAGGGGAGGGCATCGACCCTCCCGGACTGATTGCGTGCGGAGATCACCGCCTGCGCGTCGGGCGATTGCGGCAGGTGGATCCTGCGCGTGCCTGTGCAGGTGCATGCGGCATGGCGCCGAGGCCACCCTGCATTGAAGGTCGGGCGTCAGGCGCCGACGGCCAGGTCCCACTCGATGAAACTGGCCAGCAGGTCGGGGCTGGCTTCGGGCTGCTGGCGGTTCGCCAACAGCAGCTCGAGTTCGCCATGCGCCAGCTCCTCGAGGCGACGCAACACGTCGTCACGTCGGCGGCCGGCCGTCGGTACTCCCGGCGCACCGGCACCCTCCGCATCGGGTGGCAGCGCACACGACAACGCCCCGGCCGTGGCCGGGGCGTTGCTGTCATCGTGGGCGACCGGGCGATCCAAGCTCAGAACAGCTCGACGGTGCCCGCACCCATGGACTCCTGGGTGACCGGCTTGTGCGGCGGCTTTTCCCAGGTGCCGCGCAGTTCGCGCAGGCGCTGGCCGATGCGCTGTAGGGCACGGATGAGTTCGTCGTCGAACACGCCGCCGTTGCGACGCAGCAGGTCCTGCAGGTCGATCGCTTCGCGGTTGATCGCGTTCAGCCGCTCCAGATGCGCATGCACGCCACCCAGCGCCTGGGTGGCGATGTCCTCGAACTGCAGGGCGCGCACCGCGTCCGCCACGCTGCCGTCGATGGCGCGGCCGCAGTCGGAGATCTCGCGCATGCCGTCGCCGAGCGAACGATTGATCGCAGCCACCTGGTCGAGCATGCCGGCGGCCTCCACGCGCGCTTCCCGCGAGCGGTCCAGATCGCGCGAGGCCATCCCCGAGACCGTGTCGCGCACCTTGGCGATCGATTCCTTGGAAGAGT
This portion of the Luteimonas yindakuii genome encodes:
- the flgA gene encoding flagellar basal body P-ring formation chaperone FlgA, which produces MVVLFLLGSLLVPVAWASAGFQPVESIRAAALAAAGGGEGTDATLDPALRMPRCAQPLEARMTGAGTAEVACPSGWRLFVPVRVHRSQTVLVLARSVASGQPITADVFIAEQRDATRIAGVAIADPAEAVGRVARRTLSAGSVLTAGDLVAPRLVRRGDTIALVSRRGGVEVRMVGRALGDAGEHERVSVENLSSRRIVQGTVDPDGDVLVSR
- the flgM gene encoding flagellar biosynthesis anti-sigma factor FlgM, whose protein sequence is MTQKIEGLSTAAVRGTGPALGQVSRAGDARKAVEAPAAADSLRLTGEATGLQALQRDLATRPALDESRVQAVREALASGSYRIDPEAIASRMLELDAQLAG
- a CDS encoding flagellar protein FlgN, encoding MSAAQASLERLATALADEREALIGHDVEALMRSTHAKLTALRELEASTDSEIAGPLAELAELNRANGALLARRRREVNWALRHLGRVESAPAYDAHGRAEQARHSRELAVA
- a CDS encoding ATP-binding protein — protein: MTATSDSAPPPSVLAAALSRVQEGVLLYRTDGTLAYANAAAQALYRSHPLYSGAEPGLSDLLPAHALPQAREQGRWNDYLPFGEGRVLVAWLHALPDGEHILLLLQDPGLVRDSDQELLRRHAELNVRLTAAQEQLLQAEKMASIGQLAAGVAHEINNPIGYVHSNLGSLQEYLSNLFALVDAYDRALASPDPATQRQEIDATREQLDIDFISRDLPQLLTECRQGIERVTRIVKDLKDFSRSDRDHSWKLADLHAGLDSTLNIVWNELRYKATLDKQYGTLPMIECLQSELNQVFMNLLLNAGQAIEERGVITLRTGAADGSVWVEIGDDGAGIPAEVQQRIFDPFFTTKPVGKGTGLGLSISYGIVAKHHGRIEVDSTPGQGSRFRVVLPTRQPKLVTA
- a CDS encoding EAL domain-containing protein, which gives rise to MRNTDPDAPPPLPRLGAGHPELAALVDAARHGGTPLVVLHVDIDHFASINQNMGIEVGDIALETVGQRLQTLIDDRGRVWRHGSDEFVVAVPDAQASVVYAQELAQRLIEAIEQPLTVLPYTLFLGAKVGISLCPQHGDDASQLLQLAETAVRRASHVVHDPVQVHAAPALDRAQSESTIARQIIDALPNRELRLRFQPMISARDGRIVGMEALIRWQSPVLGLLLPERFLPIAERLGVIVQIGDWMLERVVEQCKLWREQGFDDFFVGVNVSTLQLLEPDFVDRLLARMQQAGLPTSAILLEINESALSTNTQSVYQAIAALRHEGLGLTLDNFGTGNASLGALVRYPADILKIDRSFINAAPAGNRETAIVRAMIAMGHQLGMKVIANGVETEAQLGFLRRADCDIFQGYLFGEAMSAEAAGQALRRRYLRSELFAASTTDRTLLLVDDEENVLRALVRLFRRDGYRILAAGNVRDAFGLLATNEVQVILSDQRMSEMDGTEFLGRVKMLYPDTIRLVLSGYTDLATVTDAINRGAIYRFLTKPWDDAELREHIRQAFRTHDTQRNREAST
- a CDS encoding PAS domain S-box protein, with protein sequence MAAVREGDSDTARARGADLRQSLAGIRWWIPLLYLLLSAAWILFSDLLVEWLLPSATVRAAQSAKGLLFVLATAAGLWLLLRNQARGIERAHRATLDYAQRYRGLLDRHPDPLWLHEAGSGRLLYVNPAARAFFGLGAEDALPGDAADLQGVLPHPGEEGRPATIRRIRLPDGRRRDVELHVARLDHDGREARLVSMRDRTAEIGAERERAQSARRMREAQQLACLGSWEFDPASGRGHLSDETCRILGIRVPAGNDADVRGLLLDALPGWAAELSGLLDALASGHGPPLDVVIPVDTPDGTRRLQLRGARATEDGTAHLLRGTLQDITEAEAARRQLRERERQFRDLIRALPDGVVLLAGDRVRYANPACAEAFGRPVESMPGLPVQELVAEDDAPLLGAWLRAALVSGQVPDAAVVRAPRMRRSDGSLFNAALTAAETRYEDTICTVVVMRDLSDAERMRDELAAGNLQLQAMAARIFSVQEDERRRISRDLHDDIGQSITAIKMSASAAMDEDDPARRHDDLDDVLALADATLSRLRDISILLRPPQLDALGLEAALRWHAERLFTHAGVGLELSIAALPRRPEREVEQACFRIAQEAMTNALRHAAPARVSLRLEDSGDRLHLRVVDDGRGFDTPADGGLGLAIMRERAHGVGGVFDIRSLRGHGTTVEAVLPYDPAANAKHAGQRAG
- a CDS encoding bifunctional diguanylate cyclase/phosphodiesterase, with translation MDPGVISSLLSHPLPDGLLLLDRDGRCLLANAVAQARGLDALVERHAPSLAGLRARLSQGEEAVDCELPGADGALQACMRVVTRDRQGVVAYSLSVQLSSVAGAWLEAAESGGHGLWVWDIRQDRLQHSVSWLKLMGYEGASAGVDRFADAQRRAHPDDRARLRSALEAHLAGRSPAYLCEYRCLHRDGSWRWVRDAGRVTAWDASGAPLRMAGTVTGIGSQKQLEQRLREQRGLVEETQRLAGMASWTWDPATDVVWCTRELRAALGLDDGLRVRAWLRRCRSDRRALRQAWDRIRQGEGTVSFEIAVDGAADRLHLQVWASPRCDGGQLLRVIAQIQDVTAQRRADAANRRRGELLRRVAELGRIGGCEIDAATRTLYWTEECARLHGREGSTMALDELLRHYTTESRDALHEAMARVADGADAISLDLCFYRPDGVQVWTQAVVEYDRDGAGQGRHLVLFRDTSREREASARIELLSHYDTLTRLPNRTRLREEIEAVLAATDGGSGHALLLLDLDGFGGINEAHGHAAGDAVLRTVAARLHMLVDAGDLFGRLGADEFVVLLRQGEGREAIAAAAQRIVTGLSDPVPVDGEILRFGVSAGIAIRPADVGFDELLRAAAAALHNAKQDDGRNRIQFHSPEAWRRSRRRLDLEQAMQGALERDEFSLVYQPLYELRGGTVVGVEALLRWHHRDLGHCPPDEFIPIAEATGDINPIGDWVLREACSQAAAWSRAGIVVGRMSVNVSAVQLRDPGFAARVLGACAESGWPPTQLELELTESALLRDTPALWHCFDVFAREGVALAIDDFGIGFSSLSYLSRLPVGRLKIDRSFIAGLGDGRRSAEVTRAIIQLGKALRMQVLAEGVETADDERLLREFGCDEVQGYLYARPLPAREVSRWLQPRADDTVAESGRVTVLRR